One Candidatus Edwardsbacteria bacterium DNA window includes the following coding sequences:
- a CDS encoding tetratricopeptide repeat protein, with the protein MPGYKLTPYWFQYLADGRPAYYPNWLWREKAALLKLLGKWPVTEDIYRRNLAAAERSGDQGNIAQAKTDLSLMLDIRGQTEQSHQLALEARDIYEELGDLPGLARTTSALGSVHHHRTEYPRAMEYFQASLEISRQIGRDKEVCQALNRIGLLYYEMHEIERSLDYYRRALQIAEEKKDPHYIAMAAGNIGNVHLEREQLDLALECYQRALSESRRTGDKQSIAFGVGNIAIIYEKKGDYAKALKWNRQQYDIFTELGDQVHLAVALLNMGTIHLETGDLPQAEKYLSRQIELARRHNDQPILSFGLYLRGTARAGLGDFAGAEESLLEAVGIGQELGFHYYLCAYRAALARLYLDTGRPDQAGPLIGPARESADKSRRPDILFDLEIVAARRQALDDRGPAMEKLKGLAQKAPSPGQQAEALLQLFRLGREEAVRQQAQTLYRELSRAVDKHAYRKALAELEA; encoded by the coding sequence ATGCCCGGATACAAATTAACCCCCTACTGGTTCCAGTACCTGGCCGATGGCCGGCCGGCCTATTATCCCAACTGGCTGTGGAGGGAAAAAGCCGCCCTGCTTAAGCTGCTGGGGAAATGGCCGGTGACCGAGGACATCTACCGTCGGAACCTGGCGGCGGCGGAAAGGTCCGGCGACCAGGGGAACATCGCCCAGGCCAAGACAGACCTCAGCCTGATGCTGGATATCCGGGGCCAGACCGAGCAGTCGCACCAACTGGCGTTGGAGGCCCGCGATATATATGAAGAACTGGGCGACCTGCCGGGCCTGGCCAGGACCACCAGCGCTCTGGGCAGCGTCCATCACCACCGGACGGAGTACCCCCGGGCCATGGAATATTTTCAGGCCAGCCTGGAGATCTCCCGGCAGATCGGCCGGGACAAGGAGGTCTGCCAGGCCCTCAACCGCATCGGGCTGCTCTATTACGAGATGCACGAGATAGAAAGATCCCTGGATTATTACCGCCGGGCCCTGCAGATAGCCGAGGAGAAAAAAGATCCCCATTACATAGCCATGGCCGCCGGCAATATCGGCAACGTTCACCTGGAGAGGGAGCAGCTGGACCTGGCCCTGGAGTGCTACCAGCGGGCCCTGTCGGAGAGCCGGCGGACGGGGGACAAGCAGTCCATCGCCTTCGGGGTGGGCAATATCGCCATCATCTACGAGAAGAAGGGCGATTACGCCAAGGCCCTCAAGTGGAACCGCCAGCAGTACGATATCTTCACCGAGCTGGGCGACCAGGTCCACCTGGCGGTGGCCCTGCTGAACATGGGAACCATCCATCTGGAGACCGGGGATCTGCCCCAGGCCGAAAAATACCTGTCCCGGCAGATCGAGCTGGCCCGTCGCCACAACGACCAGCCGATCCTGAGCTTCGGGCTTTACCTGCGGGGAACCGCCCGGGCCGGGCTGGGGGATTTTGCCGGGGCCGAGGAGAGCCTGCTGGAGGCCGTCGGGATCGGCCAGGAACTGGGGTTCCATTATTACCTGTGCGCCTACCGGGCCGCCCTGGCCCGGCTGTACCTGGATACCGGCCGGCCGGACCAGGCCGGTCCGCTGATCGGCCCGGCCCGGGAATCGGCCGATAAGAGCCGCCGCCCGGATATCCTGTTCGACCTGGAGATCGTCGCGGCCCGCCGGCAGGCCTTGGACGACCGGGGCCCGGCGATGGAGAAACTAAAAGGGCTGGCCCAAAAGGCACCCAGCCCCGGACAGCAGGCCGAAGCCCTGTTGCAGCTTTTCCGGCTGGGCCGGGAGGAGGCTGTCCGTCAGCAGGCCCAAACGCTGTATCGGGAGCTTTCCCGGGCGGTGGATAAACACGCCTACCGGAAGGCCCTGGCCGAACTGGAGGCCTAG
- a CDS encoding protein-export chaperone SecB — MQPVIKLIDYTITDCTIKVQPQFAGVKPLPLPWKYGYKWDHNLRQFKEIKNRYRLNLSFTFDAPTKVPFPYFIHLELMGIFEHTPLIKTDNAKQYVQAVTLSGLAILYGVMRSLVSDITSQCYQGRFILPTINFVEDLKKKHK, encoded by the coding sequence ATGCAACCAGTTATAAAACTGATAGACTATACAATAACCGACTGTACCATAAAAGTACAGCCCCAATTTGCCGGGGTAAAACCATTACCTTTGCCTTGGAAATATGGGTATAAATGGGATCACAATCTGCGGCAATTCAAGGAAATAAAAAACCGTTATAGGTTAAATTTATCATTTACTTTTGATGCGCCAACAAAGGTCCCCTTTCCATATTTTATACACCTTGAGCTTATGGGCATTTTTGAACACACCCCTTTAATAAAAACAGATAACGCCAAGCAATACGTACAAGCAGTAACGTTGAGCGGCCTGGCAATATTATATGGTGTTATGCGGTCGTTGGTTTCTGATATAACTTCGCAATGCTATCAAGGGCGTTTTATATTACCAACCATTAATTTTGTAGAAGATTTAAAGAAAAAACATAAATAA
- a CDS encoding helix-turn-helix transcriptional regulator, translated as MIRTKQEAEKAFTQKFKALHSSPVYYAELLKIEVTEAIYNLMETKKINKAELARKLGCKPPYITKLLRGTANITLDSLAKIAFMLDAKINTRFEPLANEFDFSQYSNIIPMPCYTKETITVKRAEDYGHVMGWS; from the coding sequence ATGATTAGAACAAAACAAGAAGCAGAAAAGGCTTTTACCCAAAAATTTAAAGCCTTGCACAGTAGTCCTGTGTATTATGCAGAACTTCTAAAAATTGAAGTTACTGAAGCGATTTATAATTTAATGGAAACAAAAAAAATAAACAAAGCTGAATTAGCCCGTAAACTGGGTTGCAAACCGCCTTACATAACAAAGTTATTGCGGGGTACTGCCAATATTACACTGGATAGCTTGGCAAAAATAGCTTTTATGCTTGATGCTAAAATCAATACAAGATTTGAACCCCTGGCAAATGAATTTGATTTCAGCCAGTATTCAAATATAATACCAATGCCTTGTTATACCAAGGAAACAATAACGGTAAAAAGGGCTGAAGACTATGGGCATGTGATGGGGTGGAGCTAA
- a CDS encoding type II toxin-antitoxin system RelE/ParE family toxin — MIELIEMRTGRTFSINALSVDGTCYTLDFLDSLEKTDPNEHTGIFTLLSSSAENGTPKNPEKCRHLRDDIYEFKHKHIRLLFFYQPGYIIICTHGVWKQGQRTRPKEIDKAKALKKKYLEGI, encoded by the coding sequence ATGATTGAACTGATTGAGATGAGAACGGGGCGTACTTTTTCAATAAACGCCCTAAGTGTTGACGGTACTTGTTATACGCTAGATTTTTTAGACTCTCTAGAAAAAACTGACCCGAATGAGCATACGGGCATATTCACACTTTTATCGAGCTCTGCTGAAAATGGGACACCAAAAAATCCTGAAAAGTGTCGCCATTTAAGAGACGATATTTATGAATTTAAACACAAGCATATCCGTTTGTTGTTTTTCTATCAACCAGGCTATATTATTATTTGTACACACGGTGTATGGAAACAAGGGCAAAGAACAAGGCCCAAAGAGATTGATAAAGCAAAGGCTTTAAAGAAAAAATATTTGGAGGGAATATAA
- a CDS encoding bacteriohemerythrin, translated as MTLIKWAAKYKVNIEEIDDQHIKLVELVNNLYTALKDDGAKAILEGILTEMMDYAEYHFDAEETLFGLHLYPETMQHIQEHNIFKKTILALKEKHENEDYSTSVETMFTLRDWLTKHILEEDQKYVPFFNGNSAL; from the coding sequence ATGACGTTGATAAAATGGGCCGCCAAATACAAGGTAAACATCGAGGAAATAGATGATCAGCATATAAAACTTGTCGAACTAGTTAATAATCTATATACTGCCCTGAAAGATGATGGGGCCAAAGCCATCTTGGAAGGGATATTGACCGAGATGATGGATTATGCCGAATACCATTTCGATGCGGAGGAGACCTTGTTCGGGCTTCATCTGTACCCCGAGACCATGCAGCATATTCAGGAGCATAATATATTCAAGAAAACCATTCTTGCGCTGAAGGAAAAACACGAAAATGAAGATTATTCTACCAGTGTAGAAACCATGTTTACGCTGCGCGACTGGCTGACCAAGCATATATTGGAGGAGGATCAAAAATACGTACCATTTTTTAATGGTAACTCCGCATTGTAA
- a CDS encoding winged helix-turn-helix domain-containing protein, which translates to MWTPVIGRNAGALWKILNAKGEHNLSALKKQAKLDDKHLYLAIGWLAREDKIKFTQNKNQITISLK; encoded by the coding sequence ATGTGGACTCCGGTCATAGGCCGGAATGCGGGCGCTTTATGGAAGATCCTCAATGCCAAGGGGGAACATAACCTCAGCGCCCTTAAAAAGCAGGCCAAGCTGGACGATAAACATCTTTACCTGGCCATAGGCTGGCTGGCCCGGGAGGACAAGATAAAGTTCACCCAAAATAAAAACCAAATCACAATTTCCCTGAAATAA